A single genomic interval of Brevibacillus brevis harbors:
- a CDS encoding YslB family protein, translated as MKEKDQLAALLPPETIPYAERMNMPYLGYHLLRETLTSTLLGDSENHILYWIGKNMGRQIPIQSATGPIMPFIRLGLGQLDVVEETRQTIVYSLTHSIFSYQSIERLACSLSFEAGIIAGMIEQWKEREAFSKIEMESPSDIRISVQVAS; from the coding sequence AGCAGCACTGTTGCCACCGGAGACCATTCCCTATGCGGAAAGAATGAATATGCCCTATCTTGGCTATCATCTTCTACGTGAAACGCTGACCAGCACCCTGCTAGGTGATAGTGAAAACCATATCCTCTATTGGATTGGAAAAAACATGGGCCGCCAAATCCCCATTCAATCTGCAACTGGCCCGATTATGCCTTTTATTCGACTCGGATTAGGCCAGCTAGACGTCGTGGAGGAGACCCGGCAAACTATCGTCTATTCGCTCACTCATTCTATTTTTAGCTACCAGTCTATAGAGAGACTGGCATGCAGTCTTTCTTTTGAGGCTGGAATCATCGCTGGTATGATTGAGCAGTGGAAAGAAAGAGAAGCGTTCAGCAAAATCGAGATGGAAAGCCCTTCAGACATACGTATATCTGTACAAGTGGCGTCATGA